GGTTGTAACAGCCTTAATGTGACCTGTTGGGACAAAAATATGAAGAATTTTCCTTCTTTCTAAAACTTCGCTTAATTATAAAAGGGGTTTCACTGTACTCTGAAAGACACAACAGAAGACAAAGATTTTGATCCCAACAGGTTTGGCTCCATGCATTTTACCCCCTCTGAAAATGAAGACCTCAAAATAttcttggtcccaaggtgtccattatAGAGAGGTACCAATTGAGATGGTCCTAACATAGATTTGTAAACCtagggtttataaatctatggtcCTAACAAGTGAAGTGTGGATACTGGGAGGGATAAGTCTTCCAAGAATGCTATCTCCCAGCTGGATTGTTGAAATGAAGATTGGAATTTTATAAATAAGAGTTCTTTGTTAACACCTGTCCTTCATTACTGTGATGCACACTTCCTTGTGTTTGTAGGGCTTCTCTTTCTAAAAAGTTTTCTAGATTTACTTGTATAGTGGCTTGCCTTCCTGCCTGCATGTTGTAATGGTTTGTTAACCTAGTCACCTTTTGCCCTAAAACTTCAGGTCATTTTTCATAAGCAAATGATACGTATGGTGAGTATTCAAATGGTCATTTTAGGAAGACAGAACACAGTGACCTGGTACATAATATCCTCTTACAGGTTTGTCTGGTGCTGGAAAGACCACAATAAGTTTTGCTGTGGAGGACTACCTCTGTTCAAGGGGAATACCCTCCTATGGACTGGACGGTGACAACATTAGAACAGGTCTCAACAAGAACCTGGGATTCTCCCCTGACGATCGGGAAGAAAATATTCGTAGAATCAGTGAAGTAGCAAAGCTGTTTGCTGACGCTGGAATCGTAACACTGTCTAGCTTTATATCACCATTTGCCAAGGTAAGCTAGATCTGGCAGTATAGGTGGCTCCCCTGGTAAACTGTATGTATACTGCACCCTGTTACACAGGATCGGTTAGGTGCTAAAGAGTTGCATGAGAAGGCTGGTCTGCAATTCTTCGAGTGTTTTGTGGACACACCCCTTCAGACATGTGAAGAAAGAGATGTCAAGGGATTATACAAAAAGGCCAGGGCGGGCATCATTAAGGGTTAGTGGCAATACCGTACATGTTATGCGCATGAGAAACTATAAAATTGTACATAAAAAATACAAGAGCACCATGGTGCATGGTTTGACGTAATGTATTTAATGCTAAGCATGATTCCCAAACTACACAGCCAGTTGGCCACTGTACTTACAGCACCATTTAATTGTTCCTATAGGATTTACTGGTGTGGACTCGACCTATGAACCACCATCTAATCCTGATCTTGTGTTGAAGGCCGGGGATTGGAGTGTATCAGAATGTGTCGAACATGTTGTCAATATGTTGGAACAAAATGTGAGTACAAGTTGATAATTGTACTGTGAGTCAGAACATTTTTTGATGTGATTAAAGCTGTGATCCTTTATGAAGGAGTAttaaagcacacacacacacacacgcacacacacacacgcttcAAAAGTTGACAGGTTTAGTTTTACAGTAGTGTATACTGTGCAAATATACATTGTATTGTATGGTACATGTACACAGGATGTCATCCCCAAGTCAATCACCCAACAAGTTATAGAACTGTTTGTACCAGCTGACAAGTTGGCTGCTTCACGTAGTGACGCTGAGGCTCTTCCCGCCATTGCCATCAACAAGGTGGGTGTGGTCACCTATTACTGCTGTTACTATGATTATTTACTCCACAGCTGGACATGCAGTGGGTGCAGGTGTTGTCTGAGGGATGGGCCACGCCCCTTAAGGGATTTATGCGAGAAAGAGAGTACCTGCAAACACTGCACTTCAACACCAGCCTGGATAGTATGTcattgagtgtgtgtgtgtgtgtgtgtgtgtgtgtgtgtgtgtgtgtgtgtgtgtgtgtgtgtgtgtgtgtgtgtgtgtgtgtgtgtgtgtgtgtgtgtgtgtacgtctCATTGTGTGGAAATTGGTATGTGACATTGGGACTGTGGAAATTTGGCTAACTTTGCTGCCAACATACAGTAGTCCCCACCTAAAATAGCAATATCAAAGAGATGAACATGTCCAATGATTTTGTACTGGAACTAGCATGATTTCATGTAGTAAAAATGTTTTCGAACCTGAGTTgtctatactaaatgtatggggcCTCATAACTTACtcgtatcaaagcactttttgataACCAGTTCAAAGAGCTTTCTAATGTTTGGGAAGCTGTCTCATGTAACAATAGCTGTTACCAAGAAACAAGGAGTTAGGTGAGCACAAACCAACTAGAGAGGATTTTCTATTTCTGGATCGTGTTGGAACCAAAATCTTTGTCCTTAAGTGTTCAATGAAGTTTTTTCTGTGTTTTTAATTTGAAGATTGTATTAAGAGATTTACTGTATGCATATGAGTGACCAGTGTACTATTGTAAGTGATAACCAACATGCACTACAAGTTATACTATTCTTCCCTCCCTACCTCCAGATGGTATAATCAGTCAGAGCGTCCCGATAGTTCTGCCGGTCAGTAATCAGGACAAAGAAGCCTTGACTGGGTCTGCTGCCATAGCACTAATCTACAATGGCAAGCGAGTAGCTGTGTTGCGTGATCCAGAGTTTTTTCCTCATCGTAAGGAAGAGAGATGTTGTAGACAGTTTGGTACCTGCAACCAGGGACATCCTTACATTAAGGTGAGCTCtagtgtgtgtgtcactgttaCCCATTGAGTGCGTAAGTGTGCGTGTAACAGGTATATGTCACTTACAATTGTTGCATGTCACAGATGGTGTATGAGTCAGGGGACTGGCTGGTCGGAGGAGACTTGGAGGTGTTTGACAGGATCACATGGAATGACGGACTGGATCAATATCGTAAGACTCCCAATGAACTGAGAAAGACCTTCAAGCAGATGGATGCTGATGCTGTGTTTGCCTTCCAACTGAGAAACCCTGTACACAATGGACATGCCCTTCTCATGAGGGTAAGTGGCTGCACCACTGATGTACACACTCTCTTGCTCATGCACAACACTCACAGGCACCATATTACATTATTTCACCCCATGGTATAATAGGTTACCTATAGGTTACCTATGCTATGACTTACTGCTGGTGATCGTACCATACAATAACAAGAGTTGTACGAGATGTAGTAAAGTTTGGCAGGTTGCTATATAGTGCATGTTAAATATCCTGTGGTAGTGACTCCTGTTAGGCTTAGTTTGCTACCATTTTTCTGATCATCAACCAGAAATAGCCCTCACAATTACTTGTTATTATTGCACGTTTCTTATTATACAGGACACAAGGGCTAAGCTGATAGAGAGGGGATACTCCCATCCTGTGTTACTGCTACACCCCCTGGGTGGGTGGACTAAGGCAGATGATGTACCGCTACATATCCGCATCAAGCAGCACCATGCAGTGTTAGAGGAAGGGGTACTGGACCCCAACTCTACTGTGCTTGCCATCTTCCCATCTCCCATGATGTATGCTGGACCCACTGAGGTAGGCATATTGTACTAGCGTCACGTAATGTGTAGTCTGTTGTGggaggtgtcctgatttaaGGGATTGTACACTAAATGCAAGTATGACCACAGACTgcttatcaaggtgtccttataaGATGTGTAGTTGTGATTCATTGCATTTAGTAACCAAGTATTCTCCTTGCAGGTACAATGGCATGCTAAAGCTAGAGTTTCTGCTGGAGCTAACTTCTATATTGTGGGACGTGACCCTGCTGGTATGCCCCACCCTGACACCAAAGAGGATCTGTATGATCCAACCCATGGAAGACAAGTGAGTGTTTGCATTGTAAATTTTGTGTGTAGACTGTACTGTGAATTATGTAGATTGTAGTGTTTTAGTCTAGTCTACTAAAGCTCAGTATTACTGCAGTTAAACTTGAATACTGTTTAgtaatagtttctttgtcaaTAGTGTTGGATGTTAGACATTAAACTAGTAATATCAAGTAgtttttttgtg
The Dysidea avara chromosome 7, odDysAvar1.4, whole genome shotgun sequence genome window above contains:
- the LOC136260233 gene encoding bifunctional 3'-phosphoadenosine 5'-phosphosulfate synthase-like; protein product: MADAKKPRTNIVKATNVVYQAGHVTRNKRGQVIGGKGGFRGCTIWFTGLSGAGKTTISFAVEDYLCSRGIPSYGLDGDNIRTGLNKNLGFSPDDREENIRRISEVAKLFADAGIVTLSSFISPFAKDRLGAKELHEKAGLQFFECFVDTPLQTCEERDVKGLYKKARAGIIKGFTGVDSTYEPPSNPDLVLKAGDWSVSECVEHVVNMLEQNDVIPKSITQQVIELFVPADKLAASRSDAEALPAIAINKLDMQWVQVLSEGWATPLKGFMREREYLQTLHFNTSLDNGIISQSVPIVLPVSNQDKEALTGSAAIALIYNGKRVAVLRDPEFFPHRKEERCCRQFGTCNQGHPYIKMVYESGDWLVGGDLEVFDRITWNDGLDQYRKTPNELRKTFKQMDADAVFAFQLRNPVHNGHALLMRDTRAKLIERGYSHPVLLLHPLGGWTKADDVPLHIRIKQHHAVLEEGVLDPNSTVLAIFPSPMMYAGPTEVQWHAKARVSAGANFYIVGRDPAGMPHPDTKEDLYDPTHGRQVLTMAPGLTQLEIVPFKVAAYNKKEQKMTFFDPSRKEDFEFISGTKMRGLAREGKDPPNGFMAPTAWKVLSEYYQSTKTT